In the Pseudochaenichthys georgianus chromosome 1, fPseGeo1.2, whole genome shotgun sequence genome, one interval contains:
- the LOC117454613 gene encoding uncharacterized protein translates to MLRMKCVSVAVLLSLLSLGDSAPLSSCESLLKPITISNENMMGKWLYVGGSSDLPGSRSLGRLLSSVWLDITATSQSNILNIIQTQRIYGKCSSLVFNVTFENSTMVIEQPFYLREVYLPTDCSDCLVVYEEVSSGRDTFTSLMLFSKRQSVSPDFVEMFKAQAECLRMPLPIMIDTDYEICPDNIAPSEGISALNSLLEAKMGHRVAKLLDAFFDAFVN, encoded by the exons ATGTTGAGGATGAAGTGTGTTTCTGTCGCTGTCCTGCTGAGTCTTCTCTCTCTGGGAGACTCTGCTCCTCTGAGCAGCTGTGAGAGTCTGCTGAAACCCATAACTATCAGCAATGAAAAT ATGATGGGAAAGTGGCTGTACGTCGGGGGGAGTTCGGACCTCCCTGGAAGTCGCTCTCTGGGTCGTCTGTTGTCCAGTGTCTGGCTGGACATCACTGCAACCTCTCAGAGCAACATCCTCAACATCATTCAGACTCAGAGAAT ATATGGAAAATGTTCCAGCTTAGTATTCAATGTGACCTTTGAAAACAGCACGATGGTAATTG AACAACCTTTCTACCTGAGGGAGGTCTACCTGCCGACTGACTGCTCCGACTGTCTGGTTGTATATGAAGAAGTTAGCTCTGGCAGagacactttcaccagtctCATGCTTTTTA GCAAGAGACAGAGTGTCTCACCTGATTTTGTGGAGATGTTTAAGGCACAAGCAGAATGTCTACGGATGCCGTTGCCCATAATGATAGACACAGATTACG AAATCTGCCCAGACAACATTGCGCCCTCAGAGGGGATCAGCGCCCTCAACTCCTTATTAGAGGCAAAGATGGGACATCGGGTTGCAAAACTCCTGGATGCTTTTTTTGATGCGTTTGTGAACTGA